CGCTCTGCGCCATCGGCTGCTGGCGCCTGAGCAACCGCGCCAGCAACATCATCCGGCTGGTCATGCTGATGCCGATCATGGTGCCGACCATCGTCTATGCGCTCGGCATCTATCAGTTCTGGATCGATCTCCGGCTGATCGACACCTATACCGGCGTGATCATCGCCCATGCGGTGACCGGCATTCCCTATGTCGTCATCACCGTGTCGACGGCGCTGGCCGGTTTCGACCCGAGGCTCGAACAGGCAGCCCTCAATCTCGGCGCCAGCATGGCCCAGACGCTGCGCCTGGTGATCATTCCGAACATCCTGCCGGGCGTCATCTCCGGGGTGATCTTCGCCTTCATTCACAGCTGGGACGAACTGGTGATCGTGCTGTTCATCGCCGGCCGCGGCGTCTTCACGCTGCCGCGCCGCATGTGGGACGGCATCAACGAACATCTCGACCCGACCATGGCGGCGGTCGCCGCCGTGCTGGTGCTGATCACGCTTGGCCTCCTGTTCATCGACATCGCGATCCGGGCGCGCCGCGCCCGCTGAGCCGCTCGACATCAGGACGCCAGGCGTCCGCCCCTCTTCCAGCCACGCGGACGCTCCGCGCCCGCCCTTTCCAGACATGCGTGCGGTCGCACGCGCCAGACGGAACGAGTTTCATGACCCGACGCGACGCCTTCGGCCCCGACAAGGTTCTCGCCCTCGACTGGATCGACGAGAACAGCCCGCGGCTGTCCCGCGACCACATGACCATCTGGGATTTCCACGAGCCGTCCTGGCGCGAGTACAAGTCGGCGGCCTGGTATGTCGAACGCCTGCGCGCCGAAGGTTTCGAGGTCGAGGTCGGATCCGGCGGCATGCCGACCGCCTTTTGCGCGACCTGGTCGAACGGCGAGGGGCCGACGATCGGCGGTTATGCCGAATATGACGCGGTGCCCGGCACCTCGCAGGATCCGGTGCCGCGGCGCCAGCCGCGCGTCGGCGTGAACCGCCACGCCGCCGGCCATACCGATCCCCATTCGGCGCTCGGCATGGGGTCGTTTACCGGTTTCCTCGCCGCCAAGCAGGTGATGCAGCAGCGCGGCATCAAGGGCCGCCTGAAATTCCTCGGCGAGCCGGCCGAGAAGATGTGCGGCTCGAAGCCGGTCCATGCCGCCAAGGGCTATTACGACGACCTGGACGCGGCGATCAGCTTCCACCCGCACTCGTTTCCGAGGCTCGCCAACAGCTGTTTCTGGGACACCCACAGCGCGCCCTACTGGAGCCGCATCTACACCTTCGAATGCGAGAACCCGGAGACCTGGCAGAATTCCGGGGCGGTGACCGGCGTCACCCACAGCCATTCGGCGGCCCGCGCGCCGGGCGCCATCGACGCCGTCTGCCTGATGTACACCTCGTCGAAATACATGAAGGAATCCATGCTGCCGCACCATGGCAGCTGGAGCCTGAACGAGTTCATCCTGCATGCCGGCCAGGCGGCGGCCGACAATATCGCGCCGGGCCTCGGCCAGATCCAGTATTCGCTGCGCGCGCCCACCCTCGACATGTGCGAGCGGGTGTTCGAGGTGCTCGACCGCAATGCCGAGCATTGCGCCGCCATGACCCACAGCAAGGTGACCGCCGCCTGGATCACCCGCACCCGGGCGGGCCTGGCCAACCACGCCATGGCCGAGGTCGCCTGGCGCAATTTCGCGGCGATCGGCGCGCCCGAATGGGGCGACGAGGCCAAGGCCTTCGGCCGCGAGATCCAGGCTGGCCTCGGTCTTGCGCCGATGGCCGATCCGTTCACGCCGGAGATCCAGCAACTCACCGCCCCCTGGGACGGCGAGACGGCGTTTCGCGAGCAACTGCCGCCCTGGCAGACCAATCTCGCAGCCGACGACTATGTCGACTACACGTGGCATGCGCCGACCGTGCGCCTCTATGTCGGCCGCCCGACCTTGCGCGCGCCCAATCCCGGCTATCGCTATCCCGACTGGACCCGCTACGCCATGGGCGGCGTGCCTGCCTGCATCGACCCGATGTGGCTGACCGCGGCCAAAGTCATTGCCGCCACCATTCTCGACCTTTTGACCGATGGTCAGTCGCTCGCCAAGGCCCAGGCCGAGTTCCGCGAGCGCACTGGCGGCGGCGTCGGCGGCTCGAAATGGGTGGCGCCGCTGCTGCCTGGGGATTTCCAGGCGCCGGTTCACTACCGCTGGCCCGAATATGTCGAAACCGCCCGCGGCCTGGAATGGACCATTCCGACCGCCGCGCCGTGAGCCCCCGATAACCAGCCACACACCGAATATCGCCCTTGAGGGAGAGACATCCATGTCGATCATTTCCGAACCCGAATATCGCTACAACATGCTGATCAAGGCCTTCCCCTCGCGCGCCGAGCCGGCCTTCGAGACCGAATCCGAACAGGTCGGCGTCTGGGGCCGCCGCTGGGGCTGCAACAACGATGTCGGCCAGATCCGCATGGTGCTGATGCACCGTCCGGGCGCCGAACTGAACATTGTCGAAGCCAACAAGCGGCTGCCCGACATCGGCGCCTTCGGCGATCCCGAGCAGGGCTGGTACTGGCGTGGTGACACGATCCCGGATCTGGCGGCCCAGCAGGCCCAGCACGATGCTCTCTCGGCCGCGCTGCGCGAGGAGGGGGCCGAGGTCGTCTATGTCGACCAATGCGCGCCGGGCAAGATGAAGACCGTCTATACCCGCGACAGCGTCATCGCCGTCGACGGCGGCGCCATCGTCACCCGCCTCGGGCCGCCGATCCGGCGTGGCGAGGAACTGCCGGTCAGCCGGACGCTGGCCAAGCTCGGCATGCCGATCCTCCGGACCATTTCCGGCACCGGGCTGATGGAAGGCGGCAGCTTTGCCTTCATCACGCCCAAGGTGGCGGTTGTCGGCCTGTCGAGCCGGGTCGACGAGGAGGGCGCACGCCAGCTCGAGGAGGTGCTGCGCACCCAAGGCGTCGAGCTGCTGCGCGTCCATCTCACCGGCTACCGCCTGCATATCGACGGCATGTTCGTGATGATCGACCGCGA
This portion of the Phreatobacter stygius genome encodes:
- a CDS encoding dimethylarginine dimethylaminohydrolase family protein, whose amino-acid sequence is MSIISEPEYRYNMLIKAFPSRAEPAFETESEQVGVWGRRWGCNNDVGQIRMVLMHRPGAELNIVEANKRLPDIGAFGDPEQGWYWRGDTIPDLAAQQAQHDALSAALREEGAEVVYVDQCAPGKMKTVYTRDSVIAVDGGAIVTRLGPPIRRGEELPVSRTLAKLGMPILRTISGTGLMEGGSFAFITPKVAVVGLSSRVDEEGARQLEEVLRTQGVELLRVHLTGYRLHIDGMFVMIDRDTAFVNPTLLPFWFLEKLKELKIRQIEVCPDDQNWVINCLAVRPGHVIVPVGISPRTMEKFARAGITTRVVAYDKVALGGGGIHCSTSPLIRDPL
- a CDS encoding amidohydrolase; the protein is MTRRDAFGPDKVLALDWIDENSPRLSRDHMTIWDFHEPSWREYKSAAWYVERLRAEGFEVEVGSGGMPTAFCATWSNGEGPTIGGYAEYDAVPGTSQDPVPRRQPRVGVNRHAAGHTDPHSALGMGSFTGFLAAKQVMQQRGIKGRLKFLGEPAEKMCGSKPVHAAKGYYDDLDAAISFHPHSFPRLANSCFWDTHSAPYWSRIYTFECENPETWQNSGAVTGVTHSHSAARAPGAIDAVCLMYTSSKYMKESMLPHHGSWSLNEFILHAGQAAADNIAPGLGQIQYSLRAPTLDMCERVFEVLDRNAEHCAAMTHSKVTAAWITRTRAGLANHAMAEVAWRNFAAIGAPEWGDEAKAFGREIQAGLGLAPMADPFTPEIQQLTAPWDGETAFREQLPPWQTNLAADDYVDYTWHAPTVRLYVGRPTLRAPNPGYRYPDWTRYAMGGVPACIDPMWLTAAKVIAATILDLLTDGQSLAKAQAEFRERTGGGVGGSKWVAPLLPGDFQAPVHYRWPEYVETARGLEWTIPTAAP
- a CDS encoding ABC transporter permease, whose protein sequence is MTSSGFGSTSLMTRSMAWAIICFLVLPISIVFAVSVTDRPYLSLPRDGVSLQYYGNLVTSQAWLSSILHSLIIAVASTAIAAVAGTLCAIGCWRLSNRASNIIRLVMLMPIMVPTIVYALGIYQFWIDLRLIDTYTGVIIAHAVTGIPYVVITVSTALAGFDPRLEQAALNLGASMAQTLRLVIIPNILPGVISGVIFAFIHSWDELVIVLFIAGRGVFTLPRRMWDGINEHLDPTMAAVAAVLVLITLGLLFIDIAIRARRAR